From Pandoraea norimbergensis, the proteins below share one genomic window:
- a CDS encoding phage major tail tube protein, which translates to MAGKIEINRITNANIYVDGNSLLGRAEEIKLPDISAIMQEHKALGMVGKIELPAGFDKLEGEVKWNSLYKDVAKTVANPFKAVSLQCRSSIETYGAQGRIQEVSLVTFLTVMFKKNPLGTFKQHENAEFSSAFGATYIKQVIDGEEVLELDYMANIFRVNGEDMLADYRSNTGT; encoded by the coding sequence ATGGCCGGCAAGATCGAAATCAACCGCATCACGAACGCCAACATCTACGTTGACGGGAACTCGCTGCTCGGCCGCGCAGAAGAGATCAAGCTGCCCGACATTTCGGCCATCATGCAGGAACACAAGGCGCTTGGCATGGTGGGCAAGATCGAGTTGCCGGCCGGCTTCGACAAGCTCGAGGGTGAAGTGAAGTGGAACTCGCTGTACAAGGACGTGGCCAAGACGGTGGCCAACCCCTTCAAGGCTGTGTCCCTTCAGTGCCGCTCCAGCATCGAGACTTACGGCGCGCAAGGGCGCATCCAGGAGGTCAGCCTGGTGACGTTCCTGACGGTCATGTTCAAGAAGAATCCGCTGGGCACCTTCAAGCAGCACGAGAACGCGGAATTCAGTTCGGCGTTCGGTGCGACCTACATCAAGCAGGTCATCGACGGCGAGGAGGTGCTCGAGCTGGACTACATGGCCAACATCTTCCGCGTCAACGGGGAAGACATGCTGGCCGACTACCGTAGCAATACCGGCACCTGA
- a CDS encoding phage tail assembly protein, producing the protein MEIQLQYPFTTAAGQKLSAVTVRRLKVKDLKAIGEQSGGSEVSLELNGVARMCNLVPEDLDEMDAADYQAVKARFLEFVGITGKPAVGAKPASEVVPDAAE; encoded by the coding sequence ATGGAGATCCAACTTCAGTACCCGTTCACGACGGCAGCCGGTCAGAAATTGAGCGCCGTCACCGTCCGCCGACTCAAAGTCAAGGATCTGAAGGCCATCGGCGAGCAAAGCGGCGGGAGCGAGGTGTCGCTCGAACTGAACGGCGTCGCACGTATGTGCAATCTCGTGCCGGAGGATCTGGACGAGATGGACGCCGCCGACTACCAAGCGGTGAAGGCCCGATTTCTGGAGTTTGTGGGTATCACCGGAAAACCTGCGGTCGGGGCAAAGCCTGCTAGCGAGGTGGTTCCGGATGCAGCCGAGTGA